Within the Kingella potus genome, the region AAATCGAATACGGCTTCGGCAGCAACTACCGCGTCCACCACTACCGTTTCCTCTACCGCGACGGCAAGCCCTCCTCCGCGCAAGCCGATACCCTCTACTACCGTCCCAACGGCAGCCCCGACACCGCCAAAACCCGCAGCCAGCACATCCTTTTTGACGACGACGGCGCAATCGCCGTCAACGACACCGGCAACCCGCCGCCCGAACGCCCCATCGACCCCGAAAAATGGCAGACGGAAATCCTGATGATTAGCGGCATTGCCGGCAAATACAGCAGCGCGAAATAGCAGCCCGCAACCTGCGCCACGCCGCCTTGCCGCACGCGCCACATTCCGCAACGCCCCTCCCGCCGCACAGGCGGCAAGTGCGCCAACCCGTTTCAGACGGCCTGTCCGACCCGTTAAGGCCGTCTGAAAAACCGTTTCACCCACCCGAAAGGAAACCCGAAATGACCAAGCAAATCGCCATTCTGCCCGGCGACGGCATCGGCCCCGAAATCACCGCCCAAGCCGTACGCATCCTCGACAAACTGATTTCAGACGGCCTCGATGCCGAATACCGCTACGCCCCCATCGGCGGCGCAGGCTACGACGAATACGGCCACCCCTATCCCGAGTTCACGCAAAACCTCTGCCGCGCCGCCGATGCGGTGCTGCTTGGTGCGGTCGGCTCGCCGCAATACGACAATCTGGAACGCGCCCTGCGTCCCGAACGCGGCCTGCTGGCCATCCGCAAAGATTTGAACCTGTTTGCCAACCTGCGTCCCGCCGTGCTGTATAAAGAGCTGGCCAACGCCTCCACGCTCAAGCCCGAAGTCGTGGCCGGCTTGGACATTCTGATTGTGCGCGAACTCACCGGCGACATCTATTTCGGCGAACCGCGCGGCATCCGCACGCTGGAAAACGGCGAACGCGAAGGCTACAACACCATGAAATACAGCGAAAGCGAAATCCGCCGCATCGCCAAAACCGCCTTTGAAGCCGCACAAAAGCGCGGCAAGAAACTCTGCTCGGTCGACAAAGCCAACGTACTGGAAACCACGGAACTGTGGAAAGAAATCTTCAACGAAGTCGGCAAAGACTATCCCGACGTGCAGCTCTCCCATATGTATGTGGACAACGCCGCCATGCAGCTCGTGCGCGCGCCCAAGCAGTTTGACGTGATCGCCACCGGCAATATTTTCGGCGACATTTTGTCTGACCAGGCCTCGATGCTCACCGGCTCCATCGGCATGCTGCCCTCGGCCTCGCTCA harbors:
- the leuB gene encoding 3-isopropylmalate dehydrogenase — its product is MTKQIAILPGDGIGPEITAQAVRILDKLISDGLDAEYRYAPIGGAGYDEYGHPYPEFTQNLCRAADAVLLGAVGSPQYDNLERALRPERGLLAIRKDLNLFANLRPAVLYKELANASTLKPEVVAGLDILIVRELTGDIYFGEPRGIRTLENGEREGYNTMKYSESEIRRIAKTAFEAAQKRGKKLCSVDKANVLETTELWKEIFNEVGKDYPDVQLSHMYVDNAAMQLVRAPKQFDVIATGNIFGDILSDQASMLTGSIGMLPSASLNESGKGLYEPSHGSAPDIAGQDKANPLATILSLAMLLRYSLNDENRARQVENAVQSVLEQGLRTADIFEEGTTLVSCSQMGEAVLAAL